A section of the Lepus europaeus isolate LE1 chromosome 10, mLepTim1.pri, whole genome shotgun sequence genome encodes:
- the REM1 gene encoding GTP-binding protein REM 1, whose amino-acid sequence MTLNTQQEAKTSLRRRASTPLPLSSRGHQPSRLCTAPSTQPQHPRLGQSASLNPPTRKPSPAPDGWSSESSDSEGSWEALYRVVLLGDPGVGKTSLASLFAGKQERDLHDQLGEDVYERTLTVDGEDTTLVVMDTWEAEKLDESGKQESCLQAGSAYVIVYSIADRRSFESASELRIQLRRTHQADHVPIILVGNKADLARCREVSVEEGRACAVVFDCKFIETSAALQHNVAELFEGVVRQLRLRRRDSAAREPPAPRRRASLGQRARRFLARLTARSARRRALKARSKSCHNLAVL is encoded by the exons ATGACACTAAACACGCAGCAGGAAGCCAAGACCTCCCTGCGACGGCGAGCCAGCACCCCACTGCCCCTGTCCTCCAGGGGCCACCAGCCCAGTCGTCTGTGCACAGCACCCTCCACTCAGCCCCAGCACCCCCGGCTGGGCCAATCAGCCTCCCTCaaccctcccacccgcaagccTTCCCCTGCCCCCGACGGCTGGTCCTCGGAATCCAGCGACTCTGAAGGCTCCTGGGAGGCTCTGTACCGTGTGGTGCTGCTTGGAGACCCTGGTGTGGGGAAGACCAGCCTTGCCAGCCTCTTTGCAGGGAAGCAAGAGCGGGACCTCCATGACCAGCTGGGAG AAGATGTATATGAGAGGACCCTCACAGTGGATGGAGAGGACACCACACTGGTGGTCATGGATACCTGGGAGGCCGAGAAACTG GATGAAAGCGGGAAGCAGGAGTCGTGCCTGCAGGCGGGCAGTGCCTACGTCATCGTGTACTCCATCGCGGACCGCCGCAGCTTTGAGAGTGCCTCTGAGCTCCGCATTCAGCTGCGACGCACACACCAGGCGGACCACGTGCCTATCATCCTCGTGGGCAACAAGGCGGACCTGGCCCGCTGCCGGGAAGTCTCCGTGGAAG AGGGCCGCGCCTGCGCCGTGGTGTTCGACTGCAAGTTCATCGAGACCTCGGCCGCGCTGCAGCACAACGTGGCCGAGCTCTTCGAgggcgtggtgcgccagctgcgctTGCGGCGCCGGGACAGCGCGGCCCGCGAGCCGCCCGCGCCCCGACGCCGCGCCAGCCTCGGCCAGCGCGCACGTCGCTTCCTGGCTCGCCTGACGGCCCGCAGCGCCCGCCGCCGGGCACTCAAGGCACGCTCCAAGTCCTGTCACAACCTGGCCGTACTCTGA
- the DEFB124 gene encoding beta-defensin 124, with protein MTQLLLLIVVLLVLGHVPPGRSEFKRCWQGQGACRLYCTKQESFMHLCPDASLCCLAYTLKPPLLPKVNDK; from the exons ATGACACAGCTGCTCCTGCTCATTGTGGTGCTCCTGGTCCTGGGTCACGTGCCACCAG GGAGAAGTGAATTCAAACGGTGctggcagggccaaggggcctgCCGACTTTACTGCACCAAACAAGAGTCCTTCATGCACCTGTGTCCGGATGCCTCCCTGTGCTGTCTCGCCTACACACTGAAGCCTCCACTGCTCCCCAAGGTGAACGATAAGTAG